A segment of the Lycium ferocissimum isolate CSIRO_LF1 chromosome 5, AGI_CSIRO_Lferr_CH_V1, whole genome shotgun sequence genome:
CTCCGATAAAGCCCTTACCATCGCGCCGCCACTACAACGACCACCGATTCCACTATATCACCACCAAATAATTTCCGAACCATCGTCAATcggtatttgaaaatcaaactcaccaaataatcaaaatttgaaaactaAAATCACCACCAAACAAAAATCTAAAATTATCCACCCGCTTCTCCCTTCCCCTAGCCGTAAACTTGAAACAATGGAGGTGTGTTTAGCTTCAGAAATGGAAACAAAGAATCACTCCACCATTTTATGCTATTATCATTGCATTTGGTCTATCCCTCTCTTCCTGAAATTATACAAACAATTATGGCTTaataatcaatttgaaaaactcTCTTCCACCTGTGGTAGAAGCCACCATGGTTGACCGGAAAAAGGCTCTCGCCAGCGACCACTTTTTCATCATCTTTCTCTTCCGTCTTCCTCTTCGAATTCCCCTAAAATACAATTAAAAGCTCATTGATGCCCAGAACCATTCCATACCACCATTAAAATAAACAAGCTAAGAGAAGAAAATCACCACCAATGGCctggaaaaaaatgaagaagaagggtgaaataaaagaataaaaaagaaaaggaaatgaaatgaaattaggaaaaaagtaaaataaaaagagaaataagtagaaaaaatctttttaatatctatcaaaaaaatttatcaatCATTTTTTTAGGTAGGGAGAGTGATATACACTCTCTATGCTAGGTGGCCGAAAAAGGATGTATTAATTCCAATTTAAAATTATTcgggggggtcataggacccccgcaaagtttaGATGTCTTATTGAAAAAAGGTGTCATCTCTAGGGGGGTATTTATGTATTGTCTCCTGTATATTAATAAAGTATATATTATACTTAAGCTCTTGCAATTTGAacagaaaaaatgaatttttcaaatctgttatgtatttttattagagtaaaaaaaattaaatatctaTTGTAAAAgggtcataaaactaaaaaaaaattgtaaagggCCAAATAACCATATATTCCTATATATTGTTATGAAGTAAATAAATCTATGTACTGTATTTGATATTGATGGATAATTACTTAAATTAAATGTTTTCATTGGAATTTTATTATGTATGGTAAATGTCATTTATCCACTATGTAGTAGCAGTAACACataatgatgttgtttatgtcattttttaaattgattttgaAGAATAGGACgtggaaatgagatttcttgccctcttacaatttgaatagaagaaaatagacttttcagatctcttacgttttttttttatcttatgtgtaaaaaatgaaaatctcttGTAAAAgggtcataaaactaaaaaaaaaaaaaaaaatgtaaagggTCAAaaaactatcttttttttttgttgcttggattgcccttcatttggggtggtctttaatttttgtccttcaaattggtggtctttaagttttgttcTTGTACTGTCTAGGGTTGTGGGTTCGACccacatttcaaaaaaaaaaaaaaaaaaaatcgcaaggctgaaatttgcaaattctgcctttaAGTCCCAAATTACGCACTTAAAGCGAAGGCAAAAAGTTAAAGACCGCCATTTTGAgggataaaatttaaagaccaccccagcgaaAGGTAATTCTGCAAATTGAACAAAAACTAATTCTCCCGAATCGGACTTCGCCTAACAGTTCTACCGAATTTAGGCAGGTTAAGAAGAAAGTGTAACTAATTCTGATTGACTCATAATCTTTGACTTACCTGATTccggaaaaatatttttggttggTGTCATATGCTTGATTTGTGCATACTAAGATTTCATTGCCTTTGACTAAAATAAGACAGTACTAACATatattgatggaaataatgtaAGACCGAGGGCATATCCAGTAGTACTCATTAATTAACACAATGCATATTTGTAAAATTTCAAGAATATTAAAACTGAAAGTTCATaggctagagttttacaagtcAAAATCGAACATGTATTAGTATGGCACGGTTTTTAAAACCAGTTCGGTTTGAATTGAACAACTTTATGCATTTCTTATTCAATTGTTAGACTGGCATAATTTAACTATGTATCACAGCAAAAGCTTGGACCAGTCCCAACTCCCAAATTGATAGTAAAAAGTAGATATAACACTATTCATATTATTTTTAGATCTTTTTCGTTTTGGAAGATCTATGGGAGAAATTACAGTAACTTGGCTATTAATTAGGACACTAAACAATGTACTGAATTGTAATCTGCAGTACTATGCTTGCTGCTAAAGTCTATTCCTTGTTCATCAATTAGTGCATAGTCACTAGTAAAACGGATCCTCAGAGAGGCCAGGGaagttcaagaacatttcattttcacattCTAGCATGGCTTCAAcaaatgatgacgatgatgatgatgaaccCTTTGTAGGTAACGAGGCATCAAAATCCTTCATCGATGACATGTTGTTTGGCCCATCTTGAGCTCCCGAACACACTAGCTTTTCTTTTGTGGTTAATGTATCTTCTTGATCTTTGAAATTTGATGGAAGAAACGCATCATCAATAAGATAGTCACACCAGCTGACTTGATTTTCGGTTAAAGATTGAGATCCagatgatgatgacgacgaTGATAATGGCGAAGAAGAGCAGTCAATTATGGGGTTGGAATTGGAGAAAATTGCCTTTTGGGAATTATAATTTGAGGACTCTGTTACAAATTTTATGGCTTCAAACTCGGAAAGCAGATCAACAGAAGCCTGATTGTTGTTAAAGAAACGTTCTTCTGAAGTTTCAGTTTTTGGTAGCTTAATCGTTGTCACACAATGGCTGttgaagttttgaaaattttctaaaGAATGTTGAAGTTGTTCTGGTCTAGACATAAATGCACCCTTTAGCTCTCTGTTAAGAGACACGAAACGAGTTCTGGCTTTCGGAAAGCCACCGATGTTTCCATAGTCAGTGAGAATTTGGGAGAAGGGCTTGTGAGTGACTGGATCGATCCCCATTGCAGAGAGCTTCTTTTTCAGCTTAGTGTTCCATAAGTTCTTCACATCGTTGTCTGTTCTCCCAGCAAGTTGTTGTGCTATTATGGACCACCTGCAACATTTGAAGTGTCAAACTGTAGGTTTGTTTGAACAGATATTTGGTGAGAGCATGGCCAAAGGCAAGCACTTCTATTCAAATTAGTAATTGCTCGTTTATAGAATCAGTTtcagtacttaatatttatcgGCTACTTTTAATCAGCTAACAAACTCGAAGTATCTGGAGCGTACACATGAACTGTGGCTTAACTTGTTTATTGTTACTTGTTAGAGATCAATTAATTTTAGTACAATGAGGAGCAAATACAATAATTTGATCAAATGGGATTGACACACACCTGCTTCCTATAGTGGCATGAAGCTTAATGATGAGTTCCTCTTCTTGGGTTGTAAAGCTGTCCTGCTTAAGATCAGGTTTCAGACGATTGTTCCACCTATGCTTCTGATTCCTCCCACATCTCCCGTTTCCTGTTAAAAATTgcactcatttacatatatctTGAAATATAGTAGCTGGCAAATTGTTAAGGAATGAACCTTAAGCCTAACTCAAAGTTAACTCATGAGTTGGCAATTGCCCCAAAACCAAATGAAAAGACATAATCATATCGCTCAACCAATGTAGGACAATGTAGCATGTTTCGCACATCTAGATCAAGACAACTGAAGCGTGGATAACATAACATTCGACCCAACTTTGGGAAACGCAAGTGCATGTATGGGTTTGACTTTGATAACATGTTAAAAATTGGACTTTGGAGATAATTCAAAAGCTAAATCATGATGTGTGGATTGTCCAAGACTATATAAGGAGACAACAACTCATTCCCTCAACCAATTTGGGATAATCTAACACAGATGAacttttttatgaatttcatgaataGAATTGTCCATCGAGTTACGAACTGTGCGCCATTGACTTTCGGGAATTTTTCTACTATAAGAAAAATCAGGAGTAATAGTTATTGTCTGTACCTGATTTCTTGGACATGGTTGCCCAATTACTAATTCCATGCTTGGAGACAAATGTAGATGTGTTTGCATCCTCTTCCATCCAATTACATCTTTTATTAAGTACCTTATCATTGCAACACGGAGGCCTCCCCATCTAATTTTCTCTATAAACTTTATGTTCTAGTACTGAAAAAAAGGGGCAGATAGATGAAGGTAACAACaaatgaaagaattcaatattgATGAAGagataagataaaattaatCCCAACTTTTGAACCTTCTTATGGACTTATGGATGCAACCCTAAAAGAAGGCAAGAAAAGCATGAGAACACTTTCCATTTAACTATTTTGCTTGAGGGAATGTATTTTCTGTCAAACAGTTTTTAGATGAGCTATTAAAGAAGGTAAACATATTTTAAGTTTCAAAGAGCGTTTGAAACAGGTTCGAATTGGGTGAAATAATTTGGTTAACCATAGAGTTATTATTTTGCAAATAAACTATATTCTACAAAACAAACGCACTTCAAGATCACGAGAAAGTAATATTAGTTTCATAGAGATCACAAGTTTGAGAACTATTATAAACAAATACAACTGTATTCAACTAACTGATTTGATTTCTGTTCAAGAATCCACAGCTTTGGCATGATAAATAACTACTCTAATACACTGGAAATTAGTTTGATATCCACTAATAACCTAGACTTAGGAGCAAAATTAGAGAGGAGAGTCGGAATATCTCCATTCTCCAAGGATTTCGAAATTTTGCTACGAAgttcaagatttaatatatatgtatcaaaAGTAATCTTTGATCTATATACactgaaataaaataaaaaatatataaagagtgtTCAACTGACCACCCTTCACTCTATGTGGCTACGCTACTGAATATAAGAGCAAAAATAAACTATTAATTTCAATTGAAGTTCTAGTTTTTTTATTTGCAGGAATTTTTTAATACCGCTAAATTCATTACATGGAGAGTTGAGTAATTTTAGAACTTTAGGATGGGTTGAAGCTCTAGCTTCATTTTCGAGATCTCAAAAATTGTTTGAGTGTTGACACAAAGAAtacaaaaaatggaaaatcCAATGGCAGGGACAGTTTGATGACAATCCCTGTGTGATAGGGAGATCGtgggaagaaaaagaaaagcatgaCTCCTGTTTGGAGGAGAGTATATGGAATCCGCGAATTTTGTagcacaagaaaaaaaaaagttgaaccaactagcataaaaaaaaaaatatattagtaGGTTTCATTTCGTGCGTGAAGGGGTAAAGTCCCTAATCTCTGCAATGCAGAGAGGTTCCTTCCATTTCTGATTTGATGGTTGTCAATTGTCATAAGAGGAACAGTTGCTTATGTACCACAAGTTTCATGGATTTTTAATGCAACAGTAAGTAACCCTGTTTAAACGGAAttcggaaccaaaatgactcaataaaaaattaagtgaaccaaaataccccaataaaaaaaaagttacaaaattacctttagcgcagtaaaatactgcgctaaagcagtttACGGAGACGGAGTCattaactgctttagcgcaatattttactgcgctaaatatttttttttttttttgtatagcgcagtattttactgcgctatagctagcactaaaaaaaaaaaaaatttggtaaacttttttttttaacacacttagtgtttttttcatactttgactaacgattagtcgtgtgtcaagactcgaaacgtcaatattttatatagaacttcgATATTTTtttcgtacaataatgtaggctcgatacatcaaggatacgtagacgttcggatcggcattttagggttgaaaaggtgccgtaagttttgtttgaaaaaacttagtgtttttttcatactttgaccaacgattagtcatgtgtgaagactccgaaacgtcaatattttatatagaacctgatatttttttctgcgtataataatgtaggcccaatacatcaaggatacgtagatgttcggatagtcattttaggggttgaaaaggtgcccgaagtaagttttgttcgaaaaaacttagtgttttttccatactttgaccaacgattagtcgtgtgtcaagactccgaaacgtcaatgttttatatagaacctgatattttttctgcgtacaataatgtaggctcaatacatcaaggatacgtaaacgttcggatagtcattttaggagttgaaaaggtacccgaagtaagttttgtttggaagtaagttttgtttggaaactttagggtgttttattttttaagattttaatttaagcgtgttattttttaatcaagacataactttattttgaatataaatataattctaaaaaatataagcagaaaaattagttgtaaagtggtcaaactttggatggtcataactttgtgCTCGGACGACCGTTTtacccgttttttttttttttgaacttgcgtattttttggagatctatgcggacaaacggccgcaaggcggtttggccgagccaatttttaaaaaaataccttttattccattcaatttcaattttcccccaaattggcctgaaattttcagttttatttacttataagatgatgatacgcaatagatttcaacgtaaaaatcccggggtaatgtagctgtgaatgtcaatttcacttgcggtttcaatttttgaaaataaagtgactaattttctcgacatataaagttgactaaaataaccttacggtcaaacaaaacttacttcggcaccttttcaacccctaaaatgacgatccgaatgtctacgtatccttgatgtattgagcctacattattgtacgcagaaaaaatatcaggttctatataaaatattgacgtttcggagtcttgacacacgactaatcgttggtcaaagtatgaaaaaacgcactaagtgttgaaaaaaacactaggtgttgcaaaaaaaaaaaagtttaccaatttttttttagtgctagCTATAACGCaataaaatactgcgctatgcaaaaaaaaattctttagcgCAGTATAAAGCAATTAATGGCTCCGTCTCCGtgaactgctttagcgcagtatttcttgcgctaaaggtagttttgtaacttttttttttgttgggtattttggttcacttaattttttattgagtcattgTGGTTTCGGATTCCGTTTAAACAGGGTTACTTACTGTTGCATTAAAAATCCATGAAACTTGTGGTACATAAGCAACTGTTCCTCTTATGACAATTGACAACCATCAAATCAGAAATGGAAGGAACCTCTCTGCATTGCAGAGATTAGGGACTTTACccattcacgcacgaaattcgtgcgtgaaaggcccaATTTGCACTTTTGCAATTTactcctttcacgcacaaatttagtgcgtgaaacctactaatgtttttttttttttttgtactagtttgattcaactttttttttttatgctacaaaagtcgcggattcaGAGTATATGTGGACTACCATATGAGTTCCAATTGTGAGTGGAGATCAAAGGTGTCTCACGTCAAAAGAATACTAAACTGACTTttccatttgaaaaaaaaaaaaacttttgttgCACCATTATTTTAATAGTTGAGCTAGTGACATTtctatttcaaaataaaaaaataaaatgattacATTATTTCTAAGGATTGAATAATCATATAATCAATAAGAGAGAATTGCTCAAATAGTAAGCACAATTCACCTTCGATTCTAAAGTTGCGGATTTAAGTCACCAAGGGAGCAAAATGGGGAAGCTCCTAGGAAGGAGTAAAAAGATAAATCCTATAAGCAAGCAATTCTAGAAAACAATTATCTTTATAGTTAGGAATTAGAAGGAAACAACATATCCTATGATTTAAATCACGTATCAGTAGAGTTGGAAGTTTTCGGATTGTCCTATAGTTAGGAATTAGAAAGAAACAACATATGCAATGATTTAATTCATGAATCAGTAGAGTATTGTGAGTTGAAAGATTCTAATGCCTGTCAAATAGtataacataaataattaaaataggaGGAAAGAAATAGTCCAACTCAGGAACGTAATATAACTAGGACAGTCCCTCTTACCCAACTAGACATAGCCAAGAAAATAAAACCGCGTTGTCAACAACCACGGCCAGAAGAGCCCAGACTCTAATGACTAATCAATATTTGAATTCTTCAAATACAATACAATCATACAATTGAGGCAATAGGACAGGTCAAAATTAAGAGAAACTCATGCCAAATGCCAACTCTCAACaacaaaattaagaaaataatccTAATTCAATATGTCAACATACCCATAGGCCAATTTTTACgggaaaaaaaacacttttaaaattcaaaactgATCCAAAGGGGTGAGTTATAATATGTTCATGTAATCATTATAATTAGAATCTTATTATATATGGACCATGTCTCGTAATATTCTTTATGAAGAAGGAATAATAGAACATGTGGCGCAGAGCTTATGCAAAAATCTTTCCAGATAACACTCTCTCAAGGGACATGTATTCCCCCCGGCCACCCCATAAAATATTGCAAAATCGTTGTAAGCTGTTAATTTATCATTTCTACAACATAGAATAAGTGTTTATTTCCCAAGAAATTAATGCTTCCATTATATTTTTTATCTTCTGTTGGTGTaaatagaaagaagggtgattTCCGCAGATATCTTTTTTAAGGCCCTGTTTTAGATATTGTCTCTATTTTATAAGTTTGTTCAAATATAGTCTTTGGAAAATTACTTTTTTAAGCAATATTAAATTTTTGTCTAATGTTTGTTCATGTATTGCTCAATCCTACAGACAAAAATATCAGACTGCCGTCTAATGTTTAGAATAACTTACAAAATTTTAGTCCGTAATCTCATATTTTCTCATAAGATTTTCCGTTTGCTCTAATGAGATCTTTAAAACGTGGTCTATATAAGGTCTATAAATTGCAagttataaataaaaagagagCTATTTACAAATAGTTATCCCAAAAAAAGGACAGTCAGCTAAACTTTCACAAAAAGAAGTATAAGAAACGGTAGATGCGGcttaacatatatttttttagtgaTACCTGACTATGCACATTGAACCTTCAATTTACTAAAGTAACTGAATTATCAACATTTAATTATCTACATGTAGCATTAAGTTtgtattgttattttatttgaagCTAATAAAGTTCTAAAAATACTCAAAAGGTAACATATTTCTTATACAAAAGGACCAAAACATATTATTGTTAATTAAATATTACATGTGCTTAATCAGATATAACAAGAATTAAATTTCATAATAATTGAGGGACCTAAAGTGCTATTATCACTTACttaaaaaatgacaaatacaaccCAAACGATTTGTTAACAATGATAAGTTTTGTGTCAAAACTCTCTCTGCCAACGCCGCCAACCAACCAAATGCCACCTAAGTGACTGACTCAGTCATCGTCCAAATAAACTGCGGACTTTACTATAACAGATCCCTTGTTTCATTCATTTGCAACAAAAagaacaactttcatttcttGTCCACTTTTACAACTTTAGTTCCCTAGTGCAACATCCAACTAAGCCTAAAAACATTTCGGTCATTAACATTAGTGAATTAGGTGTTACAAACTCTCATTTCTTTCTCTTGGAGTCCCATCACAAATATCACCACTAACTTATTAACCATCACCAATGAAATGTATGAGTAATTTCAGTTTGCTTTCAATGATTTGAATAACTTGCTTACTATACTCGCTAACTATGTCTTTTTTCCTGGAAATATTGCTTCAGAAAGATATTCTATTTGGACACATTTTTTGTGATAGCAAATCAGTGAAGATATACAAATTATCACTCCAAAGAATTTAAAGCAAAAATAGACTCACTCTCATTCACCTTCAAGTAGCATTGGAAGTTATTATACATCATGCATTGTTAGTCTCgttaaaaaatatcttaaattTTAATATACTTGGAAGCTCTTTCTAACTAAAGTGTGTTAAagaataaaaattgaacacattCAGTTTAAAATTGTGCCATGATTAACAACAAATGACTAGCGTATATAATTGTATACTATGGTCATTAAATTATACTTagtatatataactatatagTACATAATGTGAACGCCTCCAGGcagaggcgaatctaggatATCTGTAAACATGGATTcatcactaaaaaaaaataaaaaaaaggaaaaaatgtattAAGTGCGGATTGATCCCTTGTCCTCTAGGTAAACAACAACCTTCAACTAAGTGCACTATTTACCCTTCTTGTAGCATGTGTTCTAACGGTTAATATTatactaattttaaaaaatatatacataaaatacctgATTTTACATAGAGATCATGTGTTCATGTGACTCAAAATCACTACATAAAATCGCCCCTGCCTCATGAACACTCTAATTAATTAGATAGGAAAATATTCATTAAAACGCGCTCGCTTTTAAGCTATAACAACCTGTAGATATCTACCTTATGTTTTTTTTGCAAGTTAGGTTTGCCTCGTATTTTCCGCTCCTTTTGGCATCTTTCTTTGCGTTTTAGATGGTTCTTGattaggtgccgtttggccataaatatcaacaataaattcatttttttttagaatttttgaagttggagttggagttgtgtttggccatagtttttgaaattatagtttttggtgaaatgtaattgtaaaaaaatgaaaaaagtgaaaattttttgaaaaacaagtttttcttgtttttggtattccgaaatacaacttcaagttgtattctgAATATTTATGACCAAAGgcccaaaagtaaaaaaagtgaaaaaaaaatcggaaaaaagtgaataatttttatggccaaacactacTAGGTCTTGCATTCTTTTAAGGATTTGCAACAAGTACAACTAAAAAGGCCCCTTGATGAGTGGTCCTAGTTTGATTGGTACTTAAATTTCCAACTGCTATAAATATTTTTGTCTTAACAAAAACGAGGTCACTTTCTTTGTGTGAGTTTAATTATAAGGAAACTAGTTTAAAAAGACTGCATGGAAAGTAAATCTAGCTACTCATTAGTCTATAtcctttcaagaaaatatttccaacaaaaaCATCTAATTGACAACTTGACTTTGACTAACAAATCTGTCAAGATAATTATAATCTTACTAATTAAGTTTTGCAAATTCAAATAGACAAACTAAATGTAATCCTAGGAATTTTCTAGATCTTGAGATAAATTTGACAACAGTATTAAACCTGTAAATACAAGTTTTCAAAACCTGaatataattaaaatcaatattttaaaaggCGAGGACGTAAAGCGGGGCATTTTACGTCTGCCTCAgtgaggcgtaagccccgaggcacggggcgtaagcccgtatggggttttaatttttagtattttataaaatgatataattataataaatacttttaaataggtgaaatagcgtaaaaatataaaaaagatatatatatatatatatatatatatatatatatatatatatatatatatatgagctccaccccaaaaaaaaaaaaaactaattagaacaatctattatacgctacttacaagTACAAGTGATCGTCGttacttttttgagatagtagaagacaaaataaataattgaaaaaagagcatatattaggcattctaaagaataaaaaaaggtcttgacttttaatttaatgtttcagcttcctttttaaaatatttgagtaattacatgttgacttttgagaatttggcaTTATCtaaggacttatttaacaaattttattttttttgaagaagtttTTCTCGCTTGCCCCCAACACGCTCCAAAAAAAAACTCGCCCCAAACACCCGGCCGTACGCGTCGAATTGCTGGGGGTACGCCTTTTGGGACTTTCGCCCCGACCCATCACCTCGGGGAATTTTTGGCACGCCCCGCCCCAGGGCTCGCCCCGAAAAtcccttttaaaacactgattaAAATATTGAATGAAAGTAATTCGAAGGTATTGTGCACATTCAGAAACATAGAGGGTCCAATAATAAATACACAAGACTTTTAGGGGCGTTATATGAAAGTAACTGGCAAACAATTTCCAAGGTATTTTCACTTCTCTTCCTCTCTTTTACCTTTTCagaatattaattaaacatatttACTAGTATCTGATAAAAATATTCTTTGGGGTCCCTTTCAAACCAGAAACTTTTCTAATTTGAATTGAAAAGGTGGTATAGTTTAATTTATAGTATATAATAAATTACTTTTGTTCCATGAAGGTCACCGACCTCAATAGCCTGTGTTCTTCTTTCATCCTCTCTATTTATCAAGTTACTTAGTTATATTAATAATCATGGTATGATCTTAAGTTTATTactcccttcttaccaaacgcGTTTCTGATCATATTTTCTTGAACTATTATTAATTCTCTCTACTGctttccctctttctttggcGAGCTGTTTCTTTCTGAAACTTTAGAAGAAACCCAAACCCAtctcaattttctatttatttatgaTAATTAGCCATTAAAAGAGggcttgacatttttttttttttctttaagacATGAAGAGGGCAAAATTTGATATGGTCATGTCACTGAGCCGTCAGAGATCGGTCCAAGTTTTGATTTTTATAGGTCTTGTTTATGTAATAATGGTGGGTTTAGAAGTACCTTTTGTTTTCAAAACTGGGTTTAGTTTAGTTTCTCAAGAGGGTTTTGCTAACCGTCATTTAAATTCCAAAACTTTTGTTCTTGAAAGTGAAGAATatgttgaagaaaaaaaggccCCAAATCGCCCCCTTGATGTGC
Coding sequences within it:
- the LOC132058176 gene encoding transcription factor MYB35-like produces the protein MGRPPCCNDKVLNKRCNWMEEDANTSTFVSKHGISNWATMSKKSGNGRCGRNQKHRWNNRLKPDLKQDSFTTQEEELIIKLHATIGSRWSIIAQQLAGRTDNDVKNLWNTKLKKKLSAMGIDPVTHKPFSQILTDYGNIGGFPKARTRFVSLNRELKGAFMSRPEQLQHSLENFQNFNSHCVTTIKLPKTETSEERFFNNNQASVDLLSEFEAIKFVTESSNYNSQKAIFSNSNPIIDCSSSPLSSSSSSSGSQSLTENQVSWCDYLIDDAFLPSNFKDQEDTLTTKEKLVCSGAQDGPNNMSSMKDFDASLPTKGSSSSSSSFVEAMLECENEMFLNFPGLSEDPFY